One Bacteriovorax sp. PP10 DNA segment encodes these proteins:
- a CDS encoding branched-chain amino acid ABC transporter permease, with the protein MSQDTIYFFWDCLQYLINGIAQGSLYAIVALGYTMVYGIIRLVNFAHGEFLMLGAFCGYFALRFQLPMPVAILASMLGAGIVALIVERFLYRPIRGEGRIPALITAIGASLFFQYTGQLAFGADPKTIPPVFTEVIYNFGEINVSNIQIFIFGLTLFILLFLWWLTHFTKIGVAMRATSYNLKAAELMGINTNRIIAFTFFLGAALAGLAGILMGYTMSIEPMMGMSLGLKAFVAAVVGGIGIIPGAALGGFIIGIAENMVAGLYKSSFRDGVSFFILIIILLIKPSGILGKNVKEKV; encoded by the coding sequence GAGTCAAGATACAATCTATTTTTTTTGGGATTGTCTTCAATATCTAATCAACGGTATTGCTCAGGGCTCGCTTTATGCGATCGTGGCCCTGGGCTATACCATGGTTTATGGGATTATCCGTTTAGTTAATTTCGCGCACGGTGAATTCTTAATGCTTGGTGCTTTTTGTGGCTACTTTGCATTAAGGTTCCAGTTGCCGATGCCGGTTGCCATACTTGCAAGTATGCTTGGTGCAGGAATCGTCGCTCTTATTGTTGAGCGATTTCTCTACCGCCCAATTAGAGGCGAAGGAAGAATTCCCGCTTTAATTACGGCCATCGGCGCTTCGCTATTTTTCCAATACACGGGCCAGCTTGCTTTTGGAGCTGATCCAAAAACAATTCCTCCGGTTTTCACAGAAGTGATTTATAACTTCGGTGAAATCAACGTTTCAAACATTCAGATTTTCATTTTTGGTCTGACACTTTTTATTTTACTTTTTTTGTGGTGGCTTACCCACTTCACAAAAATTGGTGTGGCCATGAGAGCGACGTCTTATAACTTAAAGGCCGCTGAACTTATGGGGATCAACACTAATAGAATTATTGCATTTACATTTTTTCTGGGAGCTGCCCTTGCTGGTCTTGCCGGAATCCTTATGGGCTATACGATGTCAATCGAGCCGATGATGGGAATGAGTTTAGGATTAAAAGCTTTCGTTGCGGCCGTTGTTGGCGGTATCGGAATCATTCCTGGAGCTGCTCTTGGTGGATTCATTATTGGAATCGCTGAGAACATGGTCGCAGGATTATATAAGTCGAGCTTCAGAGATGGAGTCTCATTTTTTATTTTGATTATTATTCTTTTAATTAAGCCTTCAGGAATTTTAGGCAAAAATGTGAAGGAAAAAGTTTAG